In the genome of Flavobacterium panacagri, one region contains:
- the fabG gene encoding 3-oxoacyl-ACP reductase FabG, whose amino-acid sequence MKCVLVTGGSRGIGSAICKKLAVESDYHILINYHSNQTAAEETLQEIQKLGATGEILGFDVANFEQVQNVLTQWQEANPEKLVEAIVNNAGITKDGLFMWMTPQDWNSVMNTSANGFFNVTQFFIQKMLRNKYGRIVNIVSVSGVKGTAGQTNYSAAKGAIVAATKALAQEVAKRNITVNAVAPGFIKTDMTSELDEKELLKLIPVNRFGEAEEVADLVSFLISKKASYITGEIININGGIYS is encoded by the coding sequence ATGAAGTGTGTATTAGTAACAGGCGGTTCAAGAGGAATCGGAAGTGCTATTTGTAAAAAACTAGCCGTAGAATCTGATTATCATATTCTGATTAATTATCATTCGAATCAAACAGCTGCCGAAGAAACATTACAAGAAATACAAAAATTAGGTGCAACAGGAGAAATTTTAGGTTTTGATGTTGCTAATTTTGAACAGGTACAAAACGTTCTTACGCAATGGCAAGAAGCCAATCCTGAAAAATTGGTAGAAGCAATTGTAAATAATGCTGGCATTACAAAAGATGGCCTTTTTATGTGGATGACACCGCAGGATTGGAATAGTGTAATGAATACAAGTGCAAACGGATTTTTTAATGTAACGCAGTTTTTCATTCAAAAAATGCTTCGCAATAAATACGGCCGAATCGTAAATATCGTTTCGGTTTCTGGAGTAAAAGGAACTGCGGGACAAACTAACTATTCGGCTGCTAAAGGTGCAATTGTTGCTGCAACAAAAGCATTGGCTCAGGAAGTTGCAAAACGCAATATTACTGTTAATGCTGTTGCTCCAGGTTTCATCAAAACAGATATGACAAGCGAGCTGGATGAAAAAGAATTATTAAAGCTTATTCCGGTAAATCGTTTTGGCGAAGCCGAAGAAGTGGCAGATTTGGTAAGCTTTTTGATTTCTAAAAAAGCAAGTTATATTACAGGAGAAATTATCAATATTAACGGCGGAATATATTCTTAA
- a CDS encoding WG repeat-containing protein, which translates to MKKTLIFLLLVSIQFVNSQELALVKKSSKIGYLTKDGSFKIEPQYKSARSFSEGLAAVENGGKWGFIDTKGTWVIPADFKDAKDFNNGIAVVQKDKEWVYINTKGEIQKAPTSDKVFDFNNGVAFIRQNNKVGLINNKMTVVLEPKYDQIKPFENGYARVELNKNWGIINTEGKELVEPAYAEIGNYFKGTTWARKDKTFGLVSGGKFIPVDGAEKIWDFETQDLTFAKKNGKIGYIDLKGNWAILPIYDKGKAFSKNLAPVLVGKKWGFINPEGKFVIEPTYSDAEVFSTNGLAPVKESNWGFINESGKLVIPTQYGITTNAIIAMFVQQDKGFIDGVARVKNEGKWGFLKPDGTVLANQWFENAELFSKSEKPQPVAAPAEAPKQETKTTKPAAKSTPKTAAKKKK; encoded by the coding sequence ATGAAAAAGACACTTATTTTTTTGTTGCTGGTAAGTATTCAATTTGTTAATAGTCAAGAATTGGCTTTAGTTAAAAAGAGCTCCAAAATTGGCTATCTTACTAAAGACGGATCTTTTAAAATCGAACCACAATATAAATCTGCCAGAAGTTTTTCTGAAGGATTAGCCGCTGTAGAAAACGGCGGAAAATGGGGCTTTATTGACACAAAAGGGACTTGGGTAATTCCAGCCGACTTTAAAGATGCGAAAGATTTCAATAATGGAATCGCTGTCGTGCAAAAAGATAAGGAGTGGGTTTATATTAATACGAAAGGAGAAATCCAAAAAGCACCTACTTCTGATAAAGTTTTTGATTTTAATAATGGAGTTGCCTTCATCAGACAAAATAATAAAGTGGGTCTGATTAACAATAAAATGACTGTTGTTTTAGAACCAAAATACGATCAGATCAAACCTTTTGAAAATGGTTATGCGAGAGTGGAACTAAACAAAAACTGGGGAATTATCAATACCGAAGGAAAAGAATTGGTTGAACCTGCTTATGCTGAAATTGGAAATTATTTTAAAGGAACAACTTGGGCTAGAAAAGATAAAACTTTCGGATTAGTAAGCGGCGGAAAATTCATTCCAGTTGATGGAGCTGAAAAAATCTGGGATTTTGAAACTCAGGATTTGACATTCGCTAAGAAAAATGGAAAAATTGGATACATCGATTTAAAAGGAAATTGGGCCATTCTTCCTATATATGATAAAGGAAAAGCTTTCTCTAAAAATCTAGCGCCTGTTTTAGTTGGAAAAAAATGGGGATTTATTAATCCAGAAGGGAAATTTGTAATTGAACCAACTTACAGCGATGCAGAGGTTTTCAGTACCAACGGATTAGCTCCGGTAAAAGAAAGCAATTGGGGTTTCATCAACGAATCTGGAAAATTAGTTATTCCAACACAGTACGGAATTACAACAAACGCTATTATTGCCATGTTTGTACAGCAGGACAAAGGATTTATTGACGGTGTTGCTCGAGTAAAAAACGAGGGAAAATGGGGATTTCTTAAACCCGACGGAACCGTTTTGGCTAACCAATGGTTTGAAAATGCTGAATTATTTTCAAAATCTGAAAAACCACAGCCAGTTGCTGCCCCAGCTGAAGCCCCAAAACAAGAAACAAAAACAACCAAACCAGCTGCCAAATCGACACCGAAAACAGCAGCTAAGAAAAAGAAATAA
- a CDS encoding HAL/PAL/TAL family ammonia-lyase produces MNTINEYLSLAEFEAIIFGKNKVSISDVVLNRVNESFNFLKEFSGNKVIYGVNTGFGPMAQYRIKESDQIQLQYNLIRSHSSGTGKPLNPECAKAAILARLNTLSLGNSGVHPSVIHLMAELINRDITPLIFEHGGVGASGDLVQLSHLALVLIGEGEVFYKGDRRPTAEVFEIEGLQPIQVEIREGLALINGTSVMTGIGVVNVHYAQKLLDWSLKASCAINELVQAYDDHFSAELNQTKRHKGQQEVAERMRKNLSDSTLIRKREDHLYSGENTEEIFKEKVQEYYSLRCVPQILGPVLETINNVASILEDEFNSANDNPIIDVKNQHVYHGGNFHGDYISLEMDKLKIVITKLTMLAERQLNYLLNSKINELLPPFVNLGTLGFNFGMQGVQFVATSTTAESQMLSNPMYVHSIPNNNDNQDIVSMGTNAAVITSKVIENSFEVLAIELITIVQAIDYLDQKDKISSVTKKWYDDIRNIIPTFKEDQVMYPFVQKVKDYLINS; encoded by the coding sequence ATGAATACAATTAATGAATATTTAAGTTTAGCAGAATTTGAAGCCATAATCTTTGGAAAAAACAAAGTTTCCATAAGCGATGTAGTTTTAAATCGAGTAAACGAAAGTTTTAATTTCTTGAAAGAATTCTCAGGAAACAAAGTAATCTACGGAGTAAATACGGGCTTTGGTCCAATGGCTCAATACAGAATTAAAGAATCTGATCAAATTCAATTACAATATAATTTAATTAGAAGCCACTCTTCTGGAACAGGAAAACCTTTAAATCCAGAATGTGCAAAAGCGGCAATTTTAGCTAGATTGAATACGCTTTCTTTAGGAAATTCAGGAGTACATCCTTCTGTAATTCATTTAATGGCAGAATTAATCAATAGAGATATTACGCCTTTAATTTTTGAGCACGGTGGTGTTGGCGCCAGCGGAGATTTAGTTCAATTATCACACTTAGCTTTGGTTTTAATTGGCGAAGGCGAAGTTTTTTATAAAGGAGACAGACGCCCAACAGCCGAAGTTTTTGAAATCGAAGGTTTACAACCAATTCAAGTAGAAATTAGAGAAGGTTTGGCATTAATCAACGGAACTTCTGTAATGACAGGAATTGGTGTTGTAAATGTTCATTATGCTCAAAAATTATTAGACTGGTCGTTAAAAGCTTCTTGTGCAATTAACGAATTAGTTCAGGCTTACGACGATCATTTTTCTGCAGAATTAAACCAGACCAAACGTCATAAAGGACAGCAGGAAGTGGCTGAGAGAATGAGAAAAAATCTTTCTGACAGTACTTTAATCCGTAAAAGAGAAGACCATTTATATTCTGGAGAAAATACAGAAGAAATCTTCAAAGAAAAAGTTCAGGAATATTATTCTTTAAGATGTGTTCCTCAAATTTTAGGGCCTGTTTTAGAAACGATAAATAATGTAGCTTCAATTTTGGAAGACGAATTTAACTCGGCCAACGACAACCCAATTATCGATGTAAAAAATCAGCACGTTTATCATGGAGGAAATTTCCACGGAGATTACATTTCGCTTGAAATGGATAAACTGAAAATCGTTATTACCAAATTAACGATGCTGGCAGAACGTCAATTGAACTATTTATTGAATTCAAAAATTAATGAATTACTTCCTCCGTTTGTAAACCTAGGAACATTAGGATTTAATTTCGGAATGCAGGGCGTTCAGTTCGTGGCAACTTCAACAACTGCAGAAAGTCAAATGTTGTCTAACCCAATGTACGTTCATAGTATTCCAAACAACAATGATAATCAGGACATTGTTAGTATGGGAACAAATGCCGCTGTAATTACATCAAAAGTAATTGAAAACTCATTCGAAGTTTTGGCAATCGAATTAATTACAATCGTTCAAGCCATTGATTATTTAGATCAAAAAGATAAAATCTCATCTGTTACTAAAAAATGGTATGATGATATTAGAAACATAATTCCAACATTTAAGGAAGATCAAGTAATGTATCCTTTTGTTCAAAAAGTTAAAGATTATTTGATCAACAGTTAA
- a CDS encoding NAD(P)/FAD-dependent oxidoreductase — MTKEFVDVLVIGAGPSGCVSASYLFKNNVKVKVVEKQKFPRLVVGESLIPRVMDHFAEAELFDALDAMNFEKKLGARFIRGEEICNFDFSKKFGEGWDWTWQVPRADFDNTMAQEVVRKGIDLEFETEVLEVSFEGKKSKTIVKDKDGNLKEIYANFIIDSSGYGRVLPRLLDLDTPSKLDPHSSIFTHVKDINREEGVEGTQISFDILETEVWLWVIPFSNGNTSLGVVGPTDFINSLSENKDNAEALKNAIQKSDYYIKRFAGTEFLFEPVKLENYSRAVKRMYGDGFALTGNSSEFLDPVFSSGVAFATESGMLAAKLYLKESQGIPVDWEVEFTQYMKRGIAVFTTYVQEWYTGNLQTLFFHQPENPEVKEKICAVLAGYVWNEENSFVKKHDHVIANMAYLLNMQKEQSPE, encoded by the coding sequence ATGACAAAGGAGTTTGTTGATGTTTTAGTGATTGGTGCAGGACCATCTGGTTGTGTTTCGGCATCGTATCTTTTTAAAAACAATGTTAAGGTTAAAGTTGTAGAAAAACAAAAGTTTCCGAGACTTGTTGTTGGCGAAAGCCTTATTCCGCGTGTTATGGATCATTTTGCTGAGGCAGAATTGTTTGACGCGCTCGATGCCATGAACTTCGAGAAAAAATTAGGAGCTCGTTTTATTAGAGGCGAAGAAATCTGCAATTTTGATTTCAGTAAAAAATTCGGAGAAGGCTGGGACTGGACCTGGCAGGTTCCAAGAGCCGATTTTGATAATACAATGGCACAGGAAGTAGTGCGAAAAGGAATTGATCTAGAGTTTGAAACGGAAGTTTTAGAAGTTTCTTTTGAAGGAAAAAAATCAAAAACAATCGTAAAAGATAAAGACGGAAATCTAAAAGAAATTTATGCCAATTTTATTATTGATTCTAGCGGATACGGAAGAGTGCTGCCAAGACTTTTAGATCTAGATACGCCATCAAAATTAGATCCGCATTCTTCTATTTTTACACATGTTAAAGATATAAATAGAGAAGAAGGTGTAGAAGGAACTCAGATTTCTTTTGATATTCTAGAAACAGAAGTTTGGCTTTGGGTAATTCCATTTTCTAACGGAAATACTAGCTTAGGTGTTGTTGGGCCAACAGACTTTATCAATTCGCTTTCTGAAAATAAAGACAATGCCGAGGCTTTGAAAAATGCCATTCAGAAATCGGATTATTATATTAAAAGATTTGCTGGAACTGAATTTTTATTCGAACCGGTTAAATTAGAAAACTATTCAAGAGCGGTAAAAAGAATGTATGGAGACGGTTTTGCTTTAACGGGAAACAGTTCTGAATTCTTAGATCCAGTTTTCTCTTCGGGAGTGGCCTTCGCAACCGAATCAGGAATGCTTGCAGCAAAATTATATTTGAAAGAATCACAGGGAATTCCTGTTGACTGGGAAGTGGAGTTTACCCAATACATGAAACGCGGTATTGCTGTTTTCACAACTTATGTACAAGAATGGTATACAGGAAATTTACAGACATTATTCTTCCACCAGCCTGAAAATCCTGAAGTAAAAGAAAAAATATGTGCTGTTTTAGCAGGTTATGTTTGGAACGAAGAAAATTCGTTTGTCAAGAAACATGATCACGTTATTGCGAATATGGCGTATTTACTGAATATGCAAAAAGAACAAAGCCCTGAATAA
- a CDS encoding L-rhamnose mutarotase translates to MAAQKFYLALDLKDDANLISEYKELHENVWPEIKKSIQDSGIEVLDIYCTGNRLFMIIEADADFTFEKKDKADAANEKVQEWETLMWKFQQALPWAKPGQKWILMDKIFGL, encoded by the coding sequence ATGGCAGCTCAAAAATTCTATCTGGCTTTAGACTTAAAAGATGATGCAAATTTAATTTCAGAATACAAAGAACTGCATGAAAATGTCTGGCCGGAAATTAAGAAAAGCATTCAAGACTCTGGAATTGAAGTTTTGGATATTTACTGCACCGGGAACAGATTGTTTATGATCATCGAAGCAGATGCCGATTTTACTTTCGAAAAGAAAGACAAAGCCGACGCTGCAAACGAAAAAGTTCAGGAATGGGAAACTTTAATGTGGAAATTCCAACAAGCTTTACCTTGGGCAAAACCAGGGCAAAAATGGATTTTAATGGATAAGATTTTTGGATTGTAA
- a CDS encoding fumarylacetoacetate hydrolase family protein yields MKLIRFGEEGKEKPGVLLNDKRYDVSSIVTDYNEAFFENDGLAKLEEALKNNPSLTEVSDSVRLGSPVARPSKIICIGLNYVDHCEETGAAIPEEPIIFFKSTTSLCGPNDNLIIPKNSEKTDWEVELAFVVGKKASYVSEEDAPNYIAGYCLLNDYSERAFQIERGGQWAKGKGSDTFAPLGPIMATPDEVGDVNNLKMWLTVNGKTFQNSNTSNLIFKIPFLVHYLSQFMTLLPGDVISTGTPPGVGLGIKPDPIYIKAGDVIELGIEGLGTSKQTAVAYKQN; encoded by the coding sequence ATGAAACTTATTAGATTCGGAGAAGAAGGAAAGGAAAAACCAGGAGTTTTACTAAATGATAAAAGATATGATGTTTCGTCTATCGTAACCGATTACAACGAAGCTTTTTTTGAAAATGACGGTTTAGCAAAATTAGAAGAAGCTTTAAAAAATAACCCATCTTTAACAGAAGTAAGCGATTCAGTTCGTTTAGGTTCGCCAGTTGCGCGTCCGTCAAAAATTATCTGCATCGGATTAAATTACGTAGATCACTGTGAAGAAACTGGCGCTGCAATTCCGGAAGAACCAATTATTTTCTTTAAATCAACCACTTCTTTATGCGGACCAAATGATAATTTGATTATCCCGAAAAACAGTGAAAAAACAGATTGGGAAGTAGAATTAGCATTTGTTGTAGGTAAAAAAGCAAGCTACGTTTCTGAAGAAGATGCACCAAACTATATTGCTGGATATTGCCTTTTAAATGATTATAGCGAAAGAGCATTCCAAATCGAGCGCGGCGGACAATGGGCAAAAGGAAAAGGTTCTGATACTTTCGCTCCTCTTGGACCTATTATGGCAACTCCAGACGAAGTTGGCGATGTAAATAACCTAAAAATGTGGCTTACTGTAAACGGAAAAACGTTCCAAAACAGTAATACATCAAACTTGATTTTCAAAATTCCATTTTTAGTACATTATTTAAGTCAGTTTATGACCTTGCTTCCTGGCGATGTTATTAGTACAGGAACGCCTCCGGGAGTTGGATTAGGAATCAAACCAGATCCAATTTACATTAAAGCAGGCGATGTAATCGAATTAGGAATTGAAGGTTTGGGCACAAGTAAACAAACTGCCGTAGCTTACAAACAAAACTAA
- a CDS encoding SDR family NAD(P)-dependent oxidoreductase, with protein sequence MFSLQNKKAIITGGGSGIGRAISVLFSKQGAEVHILELTEESAKETVEEIKSTGGNVFAHACDVSNHEQVNSTFEKIGNINILVNNAGIAHVGKVDTTSESDFDRIMNVNVKGVYNCLHASIPALRNSGGGVILNLASIACWVGIPDRFAYSTAKGAVMAMTLSVAKDYLNDKIRCNSISPARVHTPFVDGFIAKNYPGKEEEIFEKLSQSQPIGRMGKPEEIATLALFLCSDESSFITGSDYPIDGGFIKLNN encoded by the coding sequence ATGTTTTCATTACAAAATAAAAAAGCAATTATCACTGGCGGCGGAAGCGGAATTGGAAGAGCGATTTCGGTTTTATTTTCGAAACAAGGAGCTGAAGTTCACATTTTAGAATTGACTGAAGAAAGCGCAAAAGAAACCGTTGAAGAAATAAAATCAACTGGAGGAAATGTTTTTGCTCACGCTTGCGACGTTTCGAACCACGAACAAGTAAATTCAACTTTCGAGAAAATCGGAAATATCAATATTCTAGTAAACAACGCTGGAATTGCTCACGTTGGAAAAGTAGATACTACTTCAGAATCTGATTTTGACCGAATCATGAATGTAAACGTAAAAGGAGTTTACAACTGTCTTCATGCTTCAATTCCGGCGCTAAGAAATTCTGGCGGAGGTGTCATTTTGAACTTGGCTTCAATTGCATGCTGGGTTGGAATTCCAGATCGTTTTGCTTATTCTACAGCAAAAGGAGCGGTTATGGCTATGACTTTATCAGTTGCAAAAGATTATTTGAATGATAAAATCAGATGTAATTCTATTTCTCCTGCAAGGGTTCACACGCCTTTCGTAGACGGATTTATTGCTAAAAATTATCCTGGAAAAGAAGAAGAAATCTTCGAAAAACTATCTCAGTCACAGCCAATCGGCCGTATGGGAAAACCAGAAGAAATCGCCACTTTAGCATTATTCTTATGCAGTGACGAATCGTCTTTCATCACAGGTTCAGATTACCCAATTGATGGAGGTTTTATCAAATTGAATAACTAA
- a CDS encoding UxaA family hydrolase translates to MSENNTKKLVVKLHPDDNVLVALTDLQKGETIHFENETYVLQDLIKAKHKFYMQDMKQGEEVNMYGVLVGKVQNDLTKGSLMTTENLKHAADPYAYRNASYEWNAPDVSKFENRTFKGYKRKDGRVGTANYWLFVPTVFCENRNLDVIKEALHKQLGYAVTDKYNQFTHELLQGYLNGNDINDINIELNPTPKNNRVFENVDGIKFLNHQGGCGGTRQDASTLSALLASYANHPNVGGITLLSLGCQHLQVQDFVNDVKRQNPDFDKPLFIFEQQQTESEEVLITNAIKKTFEGLIEINKYERTDAPLSDLCIGVKCGGSDGFSGVSANPAVGYTSDLVVALGGKILLAEFPELCGAEQNLIDRCITEDNAKKFINLMESYDELAHKVGSGFHMNPSPGNIKDGLITDAIKSAGAAKKGGTSPVVDVLDYTELVTKPGLSLVCTPGNDVEATTGKAASGATLILFTTGLGTPTGNPVCPVIKVATNSVLATRMKDIIDIDCGPIISGEKSIEEMGEEILEYCIKAASGEIIPKAVQLNQDDFIPWKRGVSL, encoded by the coding sequence ATGTCTGAGAATAACACAAAAAAACTGGTTGTAAAACTACATCCAGATGATAATGTATTGGTTGCCTTAACCGATCTTCAAAAAGGCGAAACCATTCATTTTGAAAACGAAACATACGTTTTACAAGACCTCATCAAAGCCAAACATAAATTCTACATGCAGGACATGAAGCAGGGAGAAGAAGTAAATATGTACGGCGTTTTGGTTGGAAAAGTACAAAACGATTTGACAAAAGGAAGTTTAATGACAACCGAAAACCTTAAACATGCTGCAGATCCTTATGCTTACAGAAACGCCTCTTACGAATGGAATGCGCCTGATGTTTCTAAGTTTGAAAACAGAACATTCAAAGGTTACAAAAGAAAAGACGGACGCGTTGGAACAGCAAATTACTGGCTTTTTGTTCCGACAGTTTTTTGTGAAAACAGAAATTTAGATGTCATCAAAGAAGCCTTACACAAACAATTGGGTTATGCTGTCACCGATAAATACAATCAATTTACGCATGAATTGCTTCAGGGTTATTTGAACGGAAATGACATTAATGATATCAATATTGAATTGAATCCGACTCCAAAAAACAATCGCGTTTTTGAAAATGTAGACGGAATTAAATTCTTAAATCATCAAGGTGGCTGTGGTGGAACTCGTCAAGATGCTTCTACTTTGAGCGCTTTACTGGCTTCTTATGCCAATCATCCAAATGTTGGAGGAATTACACTTTTGAGTTTAGGATGCCAGCATTTACAAGTTCAGGATTTTGTAAATGATGTTAAAAGACAAAATCCAGATTTCGATAAACCATTGTTTATTTTTGAACAACAGCAGACCGAAAGTGAAGAAGTTTTGATTACCAACGCCATCAAAAAAACGTTTGAAGGTTTAATAGAAATCAACAAATACGAAAGAACCGATGCGCCTTTGAGCGATTTATGCATTGGTGTAAAATGTGGAGGAAGCGATGGTTTCAGCGGTGTTTCTGCAAATCCTGCGGTTGGTTATACTTCAGATTTAGTTGTAGCTTTAGGCGGAAAAATTCTTTTGGCTGAATTCCCAGAATTATGCGGTGCAGAGCAGAATTTAATTGACAGATGTATTACGGAAGATAACGCTAAAAAATTCATCAATTTAATGGAATCTTATGATGAACTGGCGCACAAAGTGGGTTCAGGTTTCCACATGAATCCGTCTCCGGGAAATATTAAAGACGGTTTAATTACAGATGCCATCAAAAGTGCTGGAGCAGCCAAAAAAGGCGGAACATCTCCTGTTGTTGATGTTTTAGATTATACAGAACTAGTTACAAAACCAGGTTTAAGTTTGGTTTGTACGCCGGGAAATGATGTAGAAGCAACAACTGGAAAAGCGGCTTCTGGAGCGACTTTAATTTTGTTTACTACAGGTTTGGGAACTCCAACAGGAAACCCAGTTTGTCCTGTAATTAAAGTGGCTACAAATTCGGTTTTGGCAACCAGAATGAAAGATATTATTGATATTGACTGCGGGCCAATTATCAGTGGCGAAAAATCTATTGAAGAAATGGGCGAGGAAATTTTAGAATACTGTATCAAAGCGGCAAGCGGCGAAATTATTCCGAAAGCTGTACAATTAAACCAAGACGATTTTATTCCGTGGAAACGCGGCGTATCTTTGTAA
- a CDS encoding AraC family transcriptional regulator, with protein MKLEQTKIASYLNTKVSVLNRIEPFFQAPFHSHPELELVYVKESFGKRIIGNSVMPFEPGDMVFLGSDIPHVWLNDEKYYQGIEDLKANSIVVYFHKDIFGPTFYELKETQKINELFFQAGKGISIIGKTNKQIAKKLEKLVAKKDFEVIVGLFEILSILSESQDTIYINDEIYSLMQKDSKVDRLSEVFQYVNKNYKKNISLEEIAAVANMTRTSFCRMFRVKTKKNFVDYLHEIRISNACKLLLETDKSMSEIAYECGYKTASNFNKLFKKVKGITPSDFKNNANVSFATPDSYRD; from the coding sequence ATGAAATTGGAACAAACTAAAATAGCGTCTTATCTCAATACTAAAGTTTCAGTACTGAATCGGATTGAACCGTTTTTTCAAGCGCCGTTTCATTCACATCCAGAATTGGAATTGGTGTATGTGAAAGAGAGTTTCGGCAAGCGAATTATCGGAAATTCAGTAATGCCGTTTGAACCCGGAGATATGGTTTTTTTAGGTTCTGATATTCCTCACGTTTGGCTGAATGATGAGAAATATTATCAGGGAATTGAAGATTTAAAAGCCAATTCGATTGTCGTATATTTTCATAAAGATATTTTCGGGCCGACTTTTTACGAGTTAAAAGAAACCCAAAAAATCAATGAACTCTTTTTTCAGGCTGGAAAAGGAATTTCGATTATCGGAAAAACCAATAAACAGATTGCGAAAAAACTGGAGAAATTAGTTGCTAAAAAAGACTTCGAAGTTATTGTCGGACTTTTTGAGATTTTGTCTATTCTTTCCGAAAGCCAGGATACTATTTATATCAATGACGAGATTTATTCTTTGATGCAAAAGGATTCTAAAGTAGATCGTCTTTCTGAAGTTTTTCAATACGTGAATAAAAATTACAAAAAGAATATTTCATTAGAAGAAATTGCAGCTGTCGCGAATATGACGCGGACTTCTTTCTGTAGAATGTTCAGGGTAAAAACGAAGAAGAATTTTGTGGATTATCTGCACGAAATCCGAATTTCGAATGCCTGTAAATTGTTGCTGGAAACCGATAAAAGCATGTCTGAGATCGCTTATGAATGCGGTTATAAAACGGCATCAAATTTTAATAAACTCTTCAAAAAAGTTAAGGGAATTACGCCTTCGGATTTTAAAAATAATGCGAACGTTAGTTTTGCCACTCCCGATAGCTATCGGGATTAA
- a CDS encoding SDR family oxidoreductase gives MQLSLTQKIIIVTGGAKGIGLGIVKVLAEENAIPFIVGRNENDNIKAVEELKAFGKEAYQVAADLTKPEDCKKAVEAIIAKFGRIDGLVNNAGVNDGVGLENGNYEDFAASLHKNLVHYYLMAQHALPYLKESKGAIVNIGSKTAETGQGGTSAYAASNGGRNALTREWAVELLKYSIRVNAVIVAECYTPLYETWINTFENKEEKLAAITKNIPLENRMTTAEEIANMVVFLLSEKSSHTTGQIIYVDGGYTHLDRSI, from the coding sequence ATGCAGTTATCATTAACCCAAAAAATCATTATCGTTACGGGAGGCGCAAAAGGAATTGGTTTAGGAATCGTTAAGGTTTTAGCCGAAGAAAATGCCATTCCGTTTATCGTTGGACGTAACGAAAATGACAACATCAAAGCCGTAGAAGAATTAAAAGCCTTTGGAAAAGAAGCGTATCAAGTTGCCGCCGATTTGACAAAACCTGAAGACTGCAAAAAAGCCGTTGAAGCCATAATCGCAAAATTCGGAAGAATCGACGGATTGGTAAACAATGCCGGAGTTAATGACGGCGTTGGATTAGAAAACGGAAATTATGAAGATTTCGCCGCTTCACTTCACAAAAATTTAGTCCACTATTATTTAATGGCTCAACACGCACTTCCATATTTGAAAGAATCTAAAGGAGCAATTGTAAACATTGGTTCCAAAACTGCCGAAACTGGTCAAGGAGGAACCTCAGCTTATGCTGCTTCAAATGGAGGAAGAAATGCTTTAACGAGAGAATGGGCTGTTGAATTATTGAAATATAGTATCCGTGTAAACGCTGTAATTGTGGCAGAATGTTACACACCCCTTTACGAAACGTGGATCAATACTTTTGAAAACAAAGAAGAAAAATTAGCTGCAATTACTAAAAATATTCCATTAGAAAACAGAATGACAACCGCTGAAGAAATCGCAAATATGGTGGTTTTCTTATTGTCTGAAAAATCAAGCCATACTACAGGACAGATTATTTATGTGGATGGTGGTTATACACATTTAGATCGTTCTATTTAA